Proteins from a single region of Hermetia illucens chromosome 3, iHerIll2.2.curated.20191125, whole genome shotgun sequence:
- the LOC119652265 gene encoding chymotrypsin A produces MFVCGFLVFCLIARVSCKPIVNGVEIDSDEILEYSYMSSLQHPKAIALRGGFKHFCGGARIHPNWILTAAHCLDGKNSDGVVVVIGEKVVDSQNDTRYNVTQIQSNGYNKYTLRNDIALIKVASDHLDVKMLPLYEGEIPYGQKCKIIGYGATEYTGKTPNPLSVAYVNLITNDECTDIMGRIMGPRMENVCALSKGAMDTCQGDSGGPLICEKDGKEFVVGITSRGSGCGIPGVPSLYTLVEPFKGWINETVQRL; encoded by the exons ATGTTCGTTTGCGGGTTCCTAGTTTTCTGCCTGATTGCGCGAGTTTCTTGCAAACCAATTGTGAACGGTGTTGAGATAGATAGTGACG AAATTCTGGAATACTCATACATGAGCTCCTTACAACATCCCAAGGCAATTGCTTTGCGTGGTGGCTTCAAGCACTTTTGCGGAGGAGCTAGGATCCATCCTAACTGGATTTTAACGGCCGCCCACTGTTTAGATGGCAA GAATTCGGATGGAGTAGTTGTAGTCATCGGAGAGAAAGTGGTGGACTCGCAAAATGACACACGTTATAATGTGACGCAAATTCAATCCAATGGATACAATAA ATACACCTTGCGGAATGACATTGCTCTGATAAAAGTAGCTTCAGACCATTTAGATGTGAAAATGCTGCCCCTTTACGAGGGAGAGATTCCCTACGGAC aaaaatgtaaaatcatTGGCTATGGGGCCACCGAATATACTGGGAAAACTCCAAACCCCTTGAGCGTGGCGTATGTGAACTTGATCACTAATGACGAATGCACAGACATCATGGGACGAATTATGGGACCTCGGATGGAAAATGTTTGTGCTTTGAGTAAAGGAGCAATGGACACTTGTCAG GGTGATTCGGGTGGACCCCTTATTTGTGAGAAGGATGGCAAAGAGTTTGTTGTGGGTATAACTTCGCGAGGATCTGGCTGTGGCATTCCCGGTGTGCCAAGTTTGTATACTTTAGTTGAACCTTTTAAAGGATGGATAAACGAGACTGTTCAGAGATTGTGA